Part of the Candidatus Zixiibacteriota bacterium genome, GACTGCCGCAAAAATAACGGTATCGTATGTCATAACGGATATGCTTCGCGATCGCTCGACAACTGCGAACTCCATCACAGTAAGCGAAAAACAGCACCTTCAGCTGCATCGAAGGATCAAAAAATGAACGACCTGCTTCACTGTAACGGCTATAAAGAACTGATAAGTCCAGACGATCAACAACATGCTCCACCGCTCGAACCAACCGTTCCTCTTCCACCAATTCTGCTCGACAACTGATCTCCAACTGGCGAGGATCTTCAGGAGTTAATATCATCTCTTACCTCA contains:
- a CDS encoding transposase gives rise to the protein MILTPEDPRQLEISCRAELVEEERLVRAVEHVVDRLDLSVLYSRYSEAGRSFFDPSMQLKVLFFAYCDGVRSCRAIAKHIRYDIRYRYFCGS